From a single Terribacillus sp. DMT04 genomic region:
- a CDS encoding replication-relaxation family protein, which translates to MGFCYEEVFKIKHHFSFGINGRGVYLQDFELDLLRILANQKLVTSKQFLNLYNMYKPISGDSLRVKLSRWSKYDVVSTQNVRVQRRFGNPLKHIRIGQNGIKILVDMKILSPDWNKVEIKKFSQIKNYDHYFGIQEIATRTIINLQNKLSDFKSISPGFADGSVISTDELSLLAADNVVPDWILISKGQVLFLEFDTGNESLQVIQDKVRHYISLSKRDHSNKYIVLFSLIDESMPTLRYYPDNRKVRINNMKMAIKETFDSIGGNPSNLSVYVVSLNRSVRLAEEILIGTKPYGLVNQEIELDTFATLINENKGLNFRFENTRHLNSQAGHALGTVVEIVDKSSGRRTTASLLLMDEGSVDMIANVKRFSDYSQMNVLDNDSKILIGVFKDKIQLENEIIGINLPNVYFTDMDSWKPSGSQEFLRSVSPTKMEVCTLE; encoded by the coding sequence ATGGGCTTTTGTTATGAGGAGGTATTTAAAATTAAGCATCATTTTTCATTCGGCATTAATGGAAGGGGAGTCTATCTACAAGATTTTGAATTAGATCTTCTAAGGATTCTTGCTAATCAGAAGTTAGTTACTTCCAAGCAATTTCTAAATTTATATAACATGTATAAACCTATCTCTGGTGATTCACTGAGAGTGAAGCTATCCAGATGGAGCAAGTATGATGTAGTCAGTACTCAAAATGTGAGGGTTCAAAGAAGATTTGGTAATCCGCTCAAGCATATTAGAATAGGCCAGAATGGAATAAAAATTCTAGTTGATATGAAAATACTATCTCCTGATTGGAATAAGGTTGAGATAAAGAAATTCTCTCAAATTAAGAACTATGATCATTACTTTGGGATTCAAGAGATAGCCACTAGAACCATCATTAACCTGCAGAACAAATTAAGTGACTTCAAATCTATATCTCCTGGTTTTGCAGATGGTTCAGTTATTAGTACGGATGAATTATCTTTGTTAGCTGCAGATAATGTGGTTCCAGATTGGATACTAATTAGCAAAGGGCAAGTGCTGTTCTTAGAGTTTGATACAGGCAATGAATCATTACAAGTTATCCAGGATAAGGTTAGGCATTACATATCACTATCCAAAAGGGACCACTCGAATAAATACATTGTTCTGTTCTCACTTATTGATGAGTCTATGCCTACGCTTCGATATTACCCTGACAACAGAAAGGTTAGAATCAACAATATGAAAATGGCAATCAAAGAAACATTTGATTCAATTGGAGGAAACCCGTCTAACTTAAGTGTTTATGTCGTTTCGTTAAATAGATCAGTACGATTAGCAGAAGAGATCTTAATTGGCACAAAACCATATGGACTTGTAAATCAAGAAATTGAATTAGATACCTTTGCAACTTTAATTAATGAAAATAAAGGCCTTAACTTTCGTTTTGAAAATACTAGACACCTTAATTCTCAGGCAGGCCATGCATTAGGAACGGTTGTTGAGATAGTAGATAAGAGTAGTGGCAGAAGAACGACTGCTTCTTTACTTCTAATGGACGAGGGGAGCGTTGACATGATTGCTAATGTTAAGCGGTTTTCTGATTATTCGCAGATGAATGTTTTAGACAATGATAGCAAGATACTTATAGGTGTCTTCAAAGATAAAATTCAGTTGGAGAACGAAATTATAGGAATCAACCTTCCTAACGTATATTTCACTGATATGGATAGTTGGAAGCCATCTGGTTCTCAGGAATTTTTACGATCTGTATCACCTACAAAGATGGAGGTATGTACACTTGAATAA
- a CDS encoding cell division protein FtsZ, with product MKTMTENNKLGALKAILSEHLFSKEVENEMDRYPTQAIIGLGQGGGRIAAELSRFGHPTFLLNSSKSDMEEHNQLIPDSHRIVTSSEEFPELEGTDKNAQLGYEIAVENKKKYQQVAIADEIQDAEFVWVCVSLGGGTGNGALKVALSYLSRVREARKLPGDKIPLGVICSLPSSDERGSQFRKNALAGISLLQSMVDQNQIGSILVIDNERMNDYYEKSPLKTNGGHQVDAKSYSNMVVSGLIAEISSIPLLSGRSVLDKTELLSTLSTPGWLSISRNNDIKTDSNLSGVIDMLFRNNEVLAEYDSTSTVNAAVAIMYPSSRNIEPRIADDVYKFSSDLLETKVNLSISNNSRVKNLTLYGIAVLPSPPTRIAKLNSELQEWLQIEEDRKKAQKEAAASLNLGEFDDFFSTKQDKPQRRKKLSLDDFEESDENNQNAKRFTPSSLDDIDF from the coding sequence ATGAAGACTATGACAGAAAATAATAAACTAGGTGCTCTAAAAGCGATCCTGTCTGAACACTTATTTTCTAAAGAGGTTGAAAATGAGATGGATCGTTACCCTACTCAAGCAATTATTGGCTTAGGACAAGGCGGCGGAAGAATAGCAGCTGAACTTTCAAGATTCGGCCATCCAACATTCCTCCTTAACTCTTCTAAGTCAGATATGGAAGAACATAATCAACTTATCCCTGATTCTCACAGAATAGTTACTTCTAGTGAAGAGTTTCCGGAACTGGAAGGAACAGATAAGAATGCACAATTGGGTTATGAAATAGCTGTAGAGAACAAAAAGAAATATCAGCAAGTAGCCATAGCTGATGAGATTCAAGATGCCGAATTTGTATGGGTTTGTGTGAGTCTTGGCGGTGGAACTGGAAACGGCGCATTAAAAGTAGCCCTTTCTTACCTTTCTAGAGTTCGCGAAGCAAGAAAACTACCTGGTGATAAAATTCCTTTAGGCGTTATATGTAGCCTTCCTTCTTCAGATGAGAGAGGCTCCCAATTCAGAAAGAATGCACTAGCAGGTATATCATTGCTTCAAAGTATGGTTGATCAAAATCAAATCGGTAGTATTTTAGTTATAGACAATGAACGAATGAATGATTACTACGAGAAAAGCCCTCTTAAAACTAACGGAGGTCATCAAGTAGATGCTAAATCCTATAGTAATATGGTTGTATCTGGCTTAATTGCAGAGATTTCATCTATTCCCCTTCTAAGCGGTAGATCGGTACTGGACAAAACTGAGCTTCTGAGTACGCTATCTACACCAGGTTGGTTATCTATTTCTCGAAATAACGATATTAAAACTGATTCTAATCTTTCAGGTGTAATAGATATGCTCTTTAGGAACAATGAAGTATTAGCTGAATATGACTCAACTTCAACTGTAAATGCAGCGGTAGCTATTATGTATCCTTCATCTAGAAATATCGAGCCGCGAATCGCAGATGATGTTTATAAATTTAGCTCAGATTTATTGGAAACTAAGGTTAACCTATCAATTTCTAATAACAGCAGAGTAAAGAATTTAACTCTATATGGTATAGCTGTTTTACCTTCACCACCTACTCGTATAGCTAAGTTAAATTCCGAGTTACAAGAATGGTTACAGATCGAAGAAGATAGAAAGAAAGCTCAAAAAGAAGCTGCAGCATCACTAAATTTAGGTGAATTTGATGATTTCTTCTCAACTAAACAGGATAAGCCCCAAAGAAGAAAGAAACTATCTTTAGACGACTTCGAGGAGTCTGATGAAAATAATCAAAACGCTAAACGCTTTACTCCATCTAGCCTTGATGATATCGATTTTTAA
- the dnaN gene encoding DNA polymerase III subunit beta encodes MKLSIEKSILLEGLQKVTKVVTNKNSIPVLQGILMDVDHEKIVLTGSDSTETIQHTILVEEGIEVTEAGKTVLPKKVLDIVKKAPATIYLTEDGDKLKIKFKKKGRSEFNLNCLNADEFPALRDNEKNSAAISLSSQQFKSIVNKTIFAASTQEARPMLQGVQFGTKEGLLTLYATDSHRLSKVQIEQDCTDFNVVVPARALDGMLKVFDDEGTVELHIQNEQSVMFKSGNTSFITRLFQGNYPAVERLLQIESDTTMTIERKSFLNGLDLVSLAADNTRPTVHLHVNGVAVLESLSSQSGKGTIEVEYKAIEGMQDEFDITFDAMFVMDSLKALQSDEINFNYVAKDKPIIITGADDTLASEVHLITPIRTK; translated from the coding sequence ATGAAACTATCGATTGAAAAAAGCATTTTATTAGAAGGTCTACAAAAAGTAACGAAGGTTGTTACTAACAAGAATTCTATACCAGTGCTACAAGGGATCCTAATGGACGTTGACCACGAAAAGATTGTTTTAACTGGCAGCGATTCTACAGAAACCATTCAGCACACTATACTTGTTGAAGAAGGTATAGAAGTTACGGAAGCAGGAAAAACAGTACTGCCTAAAAAAGTACTCGATATAGTTAAGAAAGCACCAGCAACTATTTACTTAACAGAAGATGGAGATAAATTGAAGATAAAGTTCAAAAAGAAAGGGAGAAGTGAATTTAATCTTAATTGTCTTAACGCTGACGAATTCCCTGCATTGCGGGATAACGAAAAGAATTCGGCAGCTATCAGTTTAAGTAGTCAACAGTTCAAGTCTATTGTAAATAAGACTATCTTTGCCGCAAGTACACAAGAAGCACGTCCTATGTTACAGGGTGTTCAATTTGGTACAAAAGAGGGTTTACTAACTCTTTACGCGACAGATAGCCATCGTCTCTCTAAAGTGCAAATAGAACAGGATTGTACAGACTTCAATGTTGTAGTGCCAGCAAGAGCTTTAGATGGCATGTTAAAGGTTTTTGATGATGAAGGAACAGTTGAACTTCATATTCAAAACGAGCAATCTGTCATGTTTAAAAGCGGTAATACGAGTTTCATCACAAGGCTCTTCCAAGGAAATTATCCTGCAGTAGAAAGATTACTGCAGATCGAGTCAGACACTACGATGACAATCGAACGAAAAAGCTTCCTTAATGGATTGGATTTAGTATCACTCGCAGCTGATAATACACGCCCTACTGTTCATCTTCATGTAAACGGAGTAGCAGTTTTGGAGAGTTTATCAAGCCAATCCGGAAAAGGAACAATTGAGGTTGAGTACAAAGCAATTGAAGGCATGCAAGACGAATTCGATATAACGTTCGATGCAATGTTTGTTATGGATTCGCTTAAAGCGTTACAGAGTGATGAAATTAATTTTAATTATGTAGCTAAAGATAAGCCTATTATTATCACTGGGGCTGACGATACTTTAGCTTCAGAGGTACATCTAATTACACCAATTAGAACTAAATAA
- a CDS encoding IS3 family transposase (programmed frameshift): protein MGKSRYSAETKWAVVKDKLSGQYTNQQLMEKYGIKNVSQIKTWMKWYRDNQMHRFDQPIGKQYSYGHGPEYASKEEKTNRQIEHLKVENEILKKVLGDRKGVEKEVVLHLVERLRKKHTVTTILNVLEVARSTYYRWASEGIPLRTAVEEAIISLCTETSFRYGHRKIRKLLQRQYGIKRNRNTVQRIMQKFHLQCKVKRKKRWKSQGESVIIAPNLLNRDFTAIKPDTKWVTDITYIQYGSRTLYLSTIMDLYNNEIVAYSLDNHQQTSLVLDTLRKAIASRHNPEGVIVHSDQGSVYTSYAYQQELAEQKLTSSMSRRGNCWDNAVIESFHSSLKSEEFMYTRFNSITEKEVIERIHRYMKYYNEERIQEKLGYHPPKEYGSMAA from the exons ATGGGGAAAAGTAGATATTCGGCAGAAACGAAATGGGCAGTGGTAAAAGATAAATTAAGTGGGCAGTATACCAACCAACAATTAATGGAGAAGTATGGGATTAAAAATGTTTCTCAGATTAAGACATGGATGAAATGGTACCGGGATAATCAGATGCATCGATTTGATCAGCCGATTGGAAAGCAATACAGCTATGGCCACGGCCCGGAGTATGCTTCTAAAGAGGAAAAAACGAACAGACAAATCGAGCACTTAAAAGTAGAAAATGAAATTCTAA AAAAAGTACTTGGAGATCGAAAAGGAGTTGAAAAAGAAGTAGTCCTTCATTTAGTGGAGAGACTACGCAAGAAGCATACCGTTACAACGATCTTAAATGTCTTGGAGGTTGCCAGGTCAACGTATTATCGTTGGGCCTCCGAAGGCATTCCCCTAAGAACGGCAGTTGAGGAGGCAATCATTTCTTTGTGTACCGAAACCTCGTTTCGGTACGGGCATCGAAAGATACGGAAGCTGCTTCAGCGCCAATATGGTATCAAACGCAATCGAAACACGGTGCAGCGTATCATGCAGAAATTCCATCTCCAATGTAAAGTTAAACGTAAAAAGAGATGGAAATCGCAGGGAGAGTCTGTCATTATCGCCCCGAACCTTCTAAATCGGGACTTCACGGCTATAAAGCCTGATACAAAATGGGTGACAGATATAACGTATATTCAATACGGATCACGAACGTTGTATCTCTCTACCATCATGGACTTATACAACAATGAAATCGTCGCATACAGTTTGGATAATCATCAACAGACATCACTTGTCCTGGATACATTACGGAAAGCCATAGCGAGCCGACATAATCCAGAAGGAGTCATCGTGCATTCCGATCAGGGAAGTGTGTACACGTCTTATGCATACCAACAAGAATTGGCAGAACAGAAACTAACCAGCAGTATGTCTAGGCGTGGAAACTGTTGGGATAACGCAGTGATTGAATCGTTCCACTCGAGCTTAAAATCAGAGGAGTTTATGTATACAAGATTCAATTCCATAACAGAAAAAGAAGTTATCGAACGGATTCACCGATACATGAAGTATTATAATGAAGAGCGCATCCAAGAAAAATTAGGCTACCACCCACCAAAAGAATATGGTAGCATGGCAGCCTAA
- a CDS encoding site-specific integrase, protein MPFGYSNYLLNNNKSEDTVESYIKTVNMLFIFLDDKYERRKELYQISASDIKDFLKYKELSDGNSASTLNKHLSILKNFFDYLERIHKIALDPAAKIDTIKHIKMSPSFLDYRSLMEITSDVLNEAGYTDSRKAVFLLSLKGLRSSEYHVKKENVFVSEERVIIDLGKHSVEYMGIHADFFNHYMFQAHFNMSQYLLTSKKQDGSIGPMELMTIHGHLNGIAKDFGLNTKLSPSRIRLAYAFYLHYELNYKIDTISEMLGIEYESAAILVKHSKLRTEEGKNILDNQSSQVVE, encoded by the coding sequence TTGCCTTTTGGTTATTCAAACTATCTACTTAACAATAATAAAAGTGAAGATACTGTTGAATCTTATATTAAGACTGTAAACATGTTATTTATCTTCCTGGATGACAAGTACGAAAGAAGAAAAGAACTGTATCAGATATCTGCATCTGATATTAAGGATTTTCTAAAATATAAGGAATTAAGTGATGGCAATAGCGCATCTACATTGAATAAGCATCTGAGTATTCTTAAGAACTTTTTTGACTATCTCGAAAGGATCCATAAGATTGCACTTGATCCCGCAGCCAAAATCGATACGATAAAACACATAAAAATGAGTCCTTCATTTTTAGATTATCGAAGTTTAATGGAAATAACATCAGATGTCTTAAACGAAGCGGGTTATACTGATAGCCGAAAAGCTGTGTTTTTACTTTCTCTTAAGGGATTAAGAAGTTCTGAATATCACGTTAAAAAAGAGAATGTGTTTGTTTCAGAAGAGAGGGTCATTATAGATCTTGGGAAGCATTCTGTAGAATATATGGGTATACATGCAGATTTCTTTAACCATTACATGTTTCAAGCTCACTTTAATATGTCACAGTACCTTTTAACCTCCAAAAAACAAGATGGTTCAATTGGTCCGATGGAATTAATGACAATACATGGCCATCTAAATGGAATCGCTAAAGACTTTGGATTAAATACAAAATTATCTCCATCGCGAATTCGTCTAGCATACGCTTTTTACCTTCACTATGAACTTAATTATAAAATCGATACAATATCTGAAATGCTTGGAATAGAGTATGAGAGTGCTGCTATACTTGTTAAGCACAGTAAGCTCAGAACTGAAGAGGGTAAAAACATACTTGATAATCAAAGTTCACAAGTAGTAGAATAA
- a CDS encoding ThiF family adenylyltransferase translates to MKEISLLKDFGRYNTVYPFICQIGTGATGTHLVQNIAQMLSGFRMSFNYILADPDVVEDKNLKNQLFINKDVGQTKANVLAKRYSSAYDIGISSYSDGYVEDVKTLKRLFSINEKYADINYGTLILPILIGSVDNNFTRKVMHEFFYSVPRLLYIDVGNDSVKLPKDKELSNIGHWTADEKIEYDSSGWDGQVVCGLRFNNDTILDPVATIFPNILEEEDEIAPSEISCSNVVASDPQRLMTNRMASISVLTYLNQIFESGTINNHMTFFHAKEGFMRSQ, encoded by the coding sequence ATGAAGGAAATAAGTCTTCTCAAAGATTTCGGGCGATACAATACTGTTTATCCTTTCATATGTCAGATAGGAACCGGTGCAACTGGTACACACTTAGTTCAGAACATTGCACAAATGCTATCAGGATTTAGAATGAGTTTTAATTACATTCTAGCTGATCCAGATGTAGTAGAAGATAAAAACCTAAAAAACCAATTGTTTATTAATAAGGACGTCGGCCAGACAAAGGCAAATGTCTTAGCCAAGAGATATAGCTCTGCATATGATATAGGGATAAGTTCTTATTCTGATGGATATGTAGAAGATGTAAAAACGTTAAAAAGGCTGTTTAGTATAAATGAAAAATATGCTGATATTAACTATGGTACATTAATCTTGCCTATACTTATAGGTAGTGTTGATAATAACTTCACCCGTAAGGTTATGCATGAGTTTTTTTATTCCGTACCTAGACTATTGTATATCGACGTTGGAAACGATTCAGTTAAGTTACCTAAAGATAAAGAACTAAGTAATATAGGTCATTGGACCGCGGATGAGAAGATAGAATATGATTCATCAGGTTGGGATGGACAGGTGGTCTGCGGATTGAGATTTAATAATGATACTATCTTAGATCCGGTAGCTACTATTTTCCCTAACATCCTGGAAGAAGAGGATGAAATAGCGCCAAGTGAGATTTCTTGTTCAAATGTTGTTGCAAGTGATCCGCAGCGCCTAATGACTAACCGTATGGCATCGATAAGTGTACTCACTTATCTTAATCAGATATTTGAATCGGGTACTATAAACAATCATATGACGTTCTTTCATGCGAAGGAAGGCTTTATGAGGAGTCAATAA
- a CDS encoding prokaryotic E2 ligase family D protein, with protein sequence MKFTIVIDDDISNFDDHVLITQEEENVTVAQYTMSLSDVSAALNNSRESYTYIETPLLPSNCLKYEKVDGSRVNGGFVENVFVEIPKGNFNITFEDKVYKIGVPRLIIKYSVASSRVFEIAIFALKQGQRIEEDGELFYFPFPNVAHESGVACFGANTLPKVEKIRHLETYHYLFFAAPFGADYGTRVLTNKTILQLFESLDNEEFNDDWLMPATTKKIGDFMKINDEENLQND encoded by the coding sequence ATGAAATTCACTATTGTAATAGATGATGACATCTCAAATTTTGATGATCATGTATTAATAACGCAGGAAGAAGAGAATGTGACAGTTGCTCAGTATACTATGTCTCTTTCTGATGTAAGTGCAGCCTTAAACAATTCAAGGGAAAGCTATACCTATATTGAGACTCCCCTTCTACCGAGTAATTGTTTGAAATATGAGAAGGTAGATGGTTCCAGGGTAAATGGAGGCTTTGTTGAAAATGTCTTTGTTGAGATCCCAAAAGGCAATTTCAACATTACATTTGAAGACAAGGTTTACAAAATAGGAGTTCCCCGACTAATTATAAAATACTCTGTTGCTTCCAGCCGAGTATTTGAAATAGCGATTTTTGCATTAAAACAAGGTCAGAGAATCGAGGAAGATGGAGAATTGTTCTACTTCCCCTTTCCTAATGTAGCGCACGAATCTGGTGTGGCGTGTTTTGGTGCTAATACTCTACCTAAAGTTGAGAAAATAAGACATTTAGAAACATATCATTACCTTTTCTTCGCAGCCCCTTTTGGAGCGGATTATGGTACTAGAGTTCTAACAAATAAGACTATCCTTCAATTATTTGAAAGTCTGGATAATGAGGAATTTAATGATGATTGGCTTATGCCGGCAACAACAAAAAAAATTGGTGACTTTATGAAAATAAACGATGAGGAGAATTTACAAAATGACTAA
- a CDS encoding type IV secretory system conjugative DNA transfer family protein, whose protein sequence is MNKKERFISSLPTIVSVTLLVSSLFLTLRAIFNYSFLMIGLFLDKIPAFILFGNPLKPTIWGMLAILLLSVTAWLISTKVNRFKSIKWKTYIFFQMFAGIVAFYVWWISAPVYNHVVPYLLTLVNGIDMNATWSQLLLGNPDSLMVFIMFFPTIVITLILLWLAGRYSQHSDSLKVAFREFEFNSYWLQRFIGLGETESWPDVVLGKDSKTKELVVQLGKDRPLNNSIIGSIGTGKTAALVLQLLNQDLHWMAKFINKFEEIHEDEDYISEDKSGMYLNGISVIEPSNDLCQKVFQLVKAHNIPDEAVFYIDPTNPETPCINAMQGPVDQVAEAWTMVIEGLAEEGNSNFFFQQSQRNHLKQYIYLLKLHDPDKDVIFDDLIDIYNSPQLVRRMHEKLKKTFPEDIASIKDRDERNHWKIVQQTDEWFDMHHLPLLSRNGTPEKVKIQGDYYGEPAYYDSQAEMVKGLRNILSDLGANKLIRRVLFGKSNFNFDKHLEFGGVLLVNTAKGELGGLSNVFGKLILLSLQNAVFRRKPNVSNFHHILVDEFPDYIYRPFKEFPAQSRKYKTIITVVAQTVAQLADKYGEMYLQTLLTTLRHKMVYGDVSEFDAKLFSGIFGEAEHFEETQNEQSISPLQENPVTRAGSSYVRTEEAILSPNDIIFQNAFQVAAKLVKNNRPMPVRQVNANFVPKKEFKVAKHLVTDEKGEYWIQTRERFLQSEYLVQTPAEEEIEHGEREVEQQEAVEIRKEHDDPIIIVPDNEQPVRVTYHSDRQTKHVAPPVIEHTEASDVDASYDPLSELFSSTAAVGDEEEKASLSVLGKEENDLLKVLQNESSKVSSTKPESIFDELEEDYK, encoded by the coding sequence TTGAATAAAAAAGAACGATTTATTAGCAGCCTCCCTACTATAGTGTCTGTAACGCTTTTAGTTTCTTCTCTTTTTCTAACACTAAGAGCAATCTTTAATTACTCATTTTTAATGATTGGTCTGTTCCTAGACAAGATACCCGCGTTTATACTTTTCGGTAATCCATTAAAGCCAACAATATGGGGGATGCTTGCTATTCTCTTACTCTCTGTTACAGCATGGTTGATTTCAACTAAAGTGAATAGATTCAAGTCAATTAAGTGGAAAACGTATATATTCTTTCAGATGTTCGCGGGGATAGTAGCCTTTTACGTATGGTGGATATCTGCTCCTGTCTACAATCATGTAGTACCTTATTTACTCACACTGGTAAATGGAATTGACATGAATGCAACATGGTCACAATTACTACTGGGGAACCCGGATTCACTTATGGTTTTCATAATGTTTTTCCCGACAATTGTTATAACTTTGATCCTGTTATGGCTGGCGGGACGGTATTCCCAGCATAGTGATTCACTTAAAGTTGCTTTTAGAGAATTCGAGTTTAATTCTTACTGGCTACAAAGATTCATCGGGTTAGGGGAAACAGAGAGCTGGCCCGACGTTGTATTAGGGAAGGATTCAAAGACAAAGGAATTAGTTGTTCAACTAGGTAAAGATAGACCACTCAACAACTCTATTATCGGTAGTATTGGTACCGGTAAGACAGCTGCGTTGGTGCTGCAACTGCTCAATCAAGACTTACATTGGATGGCGAAATTCATCAATAAATTTGAAGAAATTCATGAGGACGAAGATTATATTTCTGAGGATAAGAGCGGGATGTACTTAAACGGTATATCTGTAATAGAACCCTCCAACGATCTATGTCAGAAAGTATTCCAGTTAGTTAAGGCGCATAACATACCAGATGAAGCGGTATTTTATATTGACCCTACTAATCCCGAGACCCCTTGTATTAATGCTATGCAAGGACCGGTTGATCAGGTAGCGGAAGCTTGGACAATGGTAATTGAAGGATTGGCCGAAGAGGGTAATTCAAACTTCTTCTTCCAACAGTCACAGCGCAACCATTTGAAGCAATATATATATTTGTTGAAGCTTCATGACCCTGATAAAGATGTGATCTTTGATGATCTAATTGATATATATAATAGTCCGCAACTAGTAAGAAGAATGCATGAAAAACTGAAGAAAACCTTCCCGGAGGATATAGCAAGTATTAAAGATAGAGATGAACGAAACCATTGGAAGATTGTACAACAAACTGATGAGTGGTTCGATATGCATCACTTGCCGCTATTGTCACGAAACGGTACACCTGAGAAAGTTAAAATACAGGGAGATTATTATGGAGAACCCGCATACTACGACTCTCAAGCAGAGATGGTTAAAGGTCTCAGAAATATACTATCCGATCTAGGTGCCAACAAATTAATTCGTAGAGTACTTTTTGGGAAATCAAATTTCAATTTTGATAAGCATCTTGAATTTGGCGGTGTATTACTAGTCAATACAGCTAAAGGAGAACTAGGCGGATTATCCAATGTTTTTGGTAAGTTGATTCTATTGAGCCTTCAGAATGCTGTATTCCGGAGAAAACCAAACGTATCTAATTTTCACCATATACTAGTGGATGAGTTTCCAGATTATATATACAGACCGTTCAAAGAGTTTCCTGCTCAGTCAAGGAAGTACAAGACTATTATTACGGTAGTTGCACAAACTGTTGCTCAGCTTGCAGATAAGTATGGTGAAATGTACCTGCAGACTTTACTTACGACTCTTAGACATAAGATGGTGTATGGAGACGTATCCGAATTTGATGCGAAGCTATTCTCGGGTATCTTTGGGGAGGCGGAGCATTTTGAAGAAACACAGAATGAGCAAAGTATTTCACCTCTCCAAGAGAATCCTGTAACACGAGCTGGAAGTTCTTACGTAAGAACAGAAGAGGCCATACTGTCTCCTAATGATATTATCTTCCAGAACGCTTTCCAGGTAGCAGCTAAACTTGTTAAAAACAATAGACCAATGCCGGTAAGACAAGTGAACGCAAACTTCGTTCCTAAAAAGGAATTTAAAGTAGCAAAGCACTTGGTAACAGATGAAAAAGGTGAATATTGGATTCAAACTAGGGAGCGATTCTTACAGAGTGAATACCTTGTTCAAACTCCTGCTGAAGAAGAAATAGAACATGGTGAAAGAGAAGTTGAGCAACAGGAAGCCGTGGAAATTAGAAAGGAGCATGACGATCCAATTATTATTGTTCCGGATAACGAGCAACCTGTAAGAGTTACTTATCATTCTGATAGGCAGACCAAACATGTAGCCCCTCCTGTAATAGAGCATACCGAGGCATCTGATGTAGATGCTAGTTATGATCCTCTAAGTGAATTGTTTAGCTCTACTGCTGCTGTAGGAGATGAAGAAGAAAAAGCAAGTCTGTCTGTTTTAGGTAAAGAGGAGAACGATTTGCTAAAAGTGCTGCAGAATGAATCATCTAAGGTAAGTAGCACTAAGCCAGAATCAATCTTTGATGAATTAGAAGAGGATTACAAATAA